One window from the genome of Staphylococcus hsinchuensis encodes:
- a CDS encoding type I toxin-antitoxin system Fst family toxin — protein sequence MLDNFVHIMTTAASGCIVALFAHWLRNRNDKKK from the coding sequence ATGCTTGATAACTTTGTTCACATCATGACCACAGCAGCGAGTGGTTGTATCGTCGCATTATTTGCGCATTGGCTACGCAATCGCAACGATAAGAAAAAATAG